The following is a genomic window from Methanomicrobia archaeon.
GAGAAATGTGTGGAGTTATGTGGACAGAAGGTGTGCGCTGACGAATGAAGAGCAAGGAAGAGCTAAAGGACCGTGCGAAGCGTGCCCGTGATAAGAGGGCGGCACTGGGCGAGGATGTAGACCTTGAGCAATTTGAGACCCGAACGGGGGAACACCAGGCACTGGACTCATTGAGTGAGCTCGAGACGGAATATGCACAGGATCTGCTCCGCGCCGGCATAGAGCCCTCGGAGAAGGATCGATCGGGCTCCTTCCTGCAGCGCGACCGTTCGGTCGTCTTTTCGAAAGTGAACTACCCCGGGCTTGAGATCATGAGCACTACAGATGCGCTGGCAAGATACGAGTGGCTCACCGACTATCTCTGGCAGCTCATCCCGGTTGATGCGGATAAATACACCGCGGAAGTTGAATTGGCCGCAAGTCACGGGTACTTCATCAGGGCGAAACCAGGAGCAAAGGTGACCATGCCGGTACAGTCCTGTCTCTTTATCACCGCTGATAAGGTCAGACAGAACGTGCACAACATCGTCATCGCCGAAGAGGACTCGGAATTGCATATCATCACCGGCTGCTCGGTCTCCCACTCGGTCACGACGGCACTGCATCTCGGCGTCTCCGAGTTCTACGTGAAGCCCGGTGCGAAGATCACCTTCACCATGGTCCATAACTGGAGTAGCGGCATAGAGGTGCGGCCGCGCAGCGCGGTGCGCGTGGAAGATAATGGTGTGTACATCAGTAACTACATCTTGATGACGCCGGTGAAATCGCTGCAGATGTTCCCTACCACCTACTGCGTGGGTAGAAACTCGCGGACAACAACGCAATCGATCATCTACGCCACGGAGCAGGCGAATATCGATATGGGCTCGCGCGCGGTGCTCCAGGGCGAAGGGAGCAAGGCGGAGCTCATCTCACGCGTGATCGTGAAGGACAATGCCAGCGTCGTTTCCCGTGGCGATATTGTGGGCGCGACGAAGAACGTGAAGGGGCATCTCGAGTGCGGCGCCCTGATACTCTCAGACACTGCGCGTGTGGCCTCGGTGCCGGAACTGACGGCCACGCGGACGGATCTCGAGCTCTCGCACGAAGCTGCGGTCGGCAAGATCGCGGAAGAGGAGATCAACTATCTCATGGCACGCGGGCTGAGCGAGGAGGAAGCCACCTCGGTGATCATTCGCGGCTTTCTGAATGTGGACATCACGGGCCTGCCCGAGGCGCTGGCGCAGGAGACGAAGAAGATGTTCGAGCTGAGTTTAGAGAAGGTAATGTAAAACCTTTCTTTCGGCGAAGCTTTTTCCGCAAACGCTTTTTTAAAGGGTTTAAAGAAAGCTTTACCAAAGAAACATCATACGTAATCTGCAGTGAAAAAAAAGCTGTATTTGTTTAGCTCTGTAGACAGAGCTCCTGTGCAAGTAACGTTTGCAGCTCGTTGTAAATGTCCTTTCCTTGCAATCGCCATGTTGCGACGAGCGAAGCGATGTACTGGTAATACTCCGCACCCTTCTTAGACCTGAAGGTACCGATGATCTTCCGTATGAGTACCTGCTCGCTGAGATTGTTGGTTTGCTCCATCCCGGGATAGAGGAGACAGGTATACCAGTCTCCCAGGCCGTTTCTGATGTACGTTATCGGCTTCTTCAGTTCTTTGAACTGGCCGAAGTGCGCCACTAACTCTGCCATTTCGCTATCCCACGCTTCCTTCTGCTCTTTCCGATCTTCCATTGACGCGGGAGGATCTTTTCCGAGGTACTCCTTCAACGCCCTGTATCTTCCATGAATGCTCTCTGAGAGTTCAGTACCACCAAGTTTCTCACGGAATGCATCCACTTCCCGTACCAGGTGTGACCAGCAGCGTTGCAAAACCGGGAAAAAGTTGTAGGCTCGCCAGCCATCGGTTACGCCCGCGCAGGTGATCTCTGTTCCGAGGATCTCTTCCAGGACATCTCCACCCCGGGAAGGCCTGATAACCACTAATGCCTCGTCCTGAGGTGTCCTGAATGACCAGAGCCACCAGTTCTTGCCCAAAACCCTCATACCTGTTTCGTCCACGTAGATCCATGGAACGACTCTGATTCGCTGCAAGATACGTCCATATCCCTTCTTGCAAGCTGCGCTTACTCGTAAGAGGGCGTCCTGGACGCCCTTGGGAGTAAGGCTGAGGGCGTTCAGTTCACATGACACGTGAAATCACTAATCCGGCGTAATACACCGCGGAGGTTGAATTTCAACATTGCCCGGTAGACCAGGAGGTTCACGCCGAATCTACCCTCGGTGGGGTAATCTCCATGCGCGGCTTCAAACGTATGTCCGCAGGTGCGACACCGGTACTTATGCCTGTTGTACTGCACGACTTTGATCTTCGGCGGTGGTGGAATATCCTCTATCACTGTTGCTTCAACACCTACCTCCTCTGAATCTTTGCTCCCGCACGCTTCACAGTGCTCTGCGGTAACTTCCACTACCTTGTCAGGCTCACGTTTTGGTCTGGTCGCCCCTCGATGCCCTTTCGGGGCCCCGCGCTTCTTTACACCTGCTGACTTCGCCTCATCCTTGAATCGTTGCGCAGAAGTGGGTGTATGGGGATATTCATACTGGGCGAGTTTCGCTCTTAATGCAGCGTTCTCTTTTTCCAGCTCTGCTATTCTTTCTTCCAGATCCTAGCAGTAACTGCCGCTAATCGCCTGACCGCGCTACTACCCACACGCTCAAACCGTCACCCCTCAAAGGTGTACAAAAACGTGTATTTAAATATGCATCTTTTCCACTCCAGTTTTGTGGGAAACGAGGGGGGGCATTTATGGGTATCGAAAAGCTCCGGAAAGCTTATAGGACGGGGGAGCTAAACAAATACAAAAAGCTTAAATGACGAGAACAAGATGACCGGAGGTGGCTTTTTATAGCTGAGAAAGAATAAATTACGTGAGATATATTAACCGGCTGGGTAACCGGCAGGGAGAAGTGTTATGACTGCTAAAGTATCAGTTTATGAAGGGCAGATAGTTCAGGAGATAAAGGGTGTGCCGGAGGAATACTTGCCCAATCTACTCCTGATTGTTCGCTTGTTCCGCGAGAGCGTAGCATTAAAGCCCGCCGAAACCAGCTTCCG
Proteins encoded in this region:
- a CDS encoding SufD family Fe-S cluster assembly protein; this encodes MKSKEELKDRAKRARDKRAALGEDVDLEQFETRTGEHQALDSLSELETEYAQDLLRAGIEPSEKDRSGSFLQRDRSVVFSKVNYPGLEIMSTTDALARYEWLTDYLWQLIPVDADKYTAEVELAASHGYFIRAKPGAKVTMPVQSCLFITADKVRQNVHNIVIAEEDSELHIITGCSVSHSVTTALHLGVSEFYVKPGAKITFTMVHNWSSGIEVRPRSAVRVEDNGVYISNYILMTPVKSLQMFPTTYCVGRNSRTTTQSIIYATEQANIDMGSRAVLQGEGSKAELISRVIVKDNASVVSRGDIVGATKNVKGHLECGALILSDTARVASVPELTATRTDLELSHEAAVGKIAEEEINYLMARGLSEEEATSVIIRGFLNVDITGLPEALAQETKKMFELSLEKVM